A region of Chlorogloeopsis sp. ULAP01 DNA encodes the following proteins:
- a CDS encoding nucleoside triphosphate pyrophosphatase — MGITKFVLASASPARRRLLQTVGIEPIVCPSNFDESQAQLKDPAQLVQTLAQCKAQTVTPQFNSALIMGCDSVLALNNEIHGKPKDAGEARQRWQVMQNHFGDLYTGHTLIDLSQNRTLVKCQVTRVYFAPMSDRAIDAYIATGEPLKCAGAFALEGYGSLFVEKIEGCHSNVIGLSLPLLRQMLAELGYDVTDFWNN, encoded by the coding sequence ATGGGCATAACAAAATTCGTTCTCGCCTCAGCTTCTCCAGCGCGACGACGCTTGCTACAAACTGTTGGTATTGAGCCGATAGTTTGCCCTAGTAATTTTGATGAGTCGCAAGCACAACTTAAAGATCCGGCACAATTGGTGCAAACTTTAGCCCAATGCAAAGCCCAAACTGTAACACCTCAATTTAATTCTGCTTTGATCATGGGTTGTGACTCCGTTTTAGCTCTTAATAATGAGATTCACGGCAAACCAAAAGACGCTGGTGAAGCTCGTCAGCGCTGGCAGGTGATGCAAAACCATTTTGGCGATTTATATACAGGTCATACTTTAATTGATCTATCTCAAAATCGCACTCTGGTTAAATGTCAAGTCACGAGAGTTTACTTTGCACCGATGAGCGATCGCGCTATTGATGCCTACATTGCCACGGGCGAACCACTCAAATGTGCCGGTGCTTTTGCTTTAGAAGGTTACGGTAGTCTATTCGTAGAAAAAATAGAAGGTTGTCATAGTAATGTGATTGGGCTAAGTTTACCTTTACTACGGCAAATGCTTGCAGAATTAGGGTACGATGTCACAGATTTCTGGAATAACTAG
- a CDS encoding DUF4090 family protein: protein MTAETNEVKQTTKGADAVDEAIAQGIDFDGSPIPSAKLELYHKVMALEANRQRSGVSNTMRSRIVRIGAKHIPQAELDKMLVDAGFAPLKEKEVAFFYGGK, encoded by the coding sequence ATGACTGCTGAAACGAACGAAGTTAAGCAAACAACCAAGGGTGCTGATGCTGTTGATGAAGCGATCGCACAAGGAATTGATTTTGACGGTTCTCCTATTCCTTCTGCCAAACTGGAGCTTTATCACAAAGTCATGGCACTAGAAGCAAATAGACAACGCAGTGGTGTCAGTAATACCATGCGATCGCGCATCGTGCGGATTGGGGCAAAACACATTCCGCAAGCGGAACTTGACAAAATGCTGGTAGATGCTGGTTTTGCACCTTTAAAAGAGAAAGAAGTTGCCTTTTTCTACGGCGGCAAGTAG